The proteins below come from a single Chryseobacterium nepalense genomic window:
- a CDS encoding ligase-associated DNA damage response exonuclease codes for MKLITFTNKGIYCPQGKFYIDPWRPVDLAVITHGHADHARWGMKKYLCHHFTKPILYKRISEDIECQSVEYGEVININGVKVSLHPAGHIIGSAQIRLEYKGYVSVISGDYKVQDDGLSTPFELVRCNEFVTESTFGLPIYNWLEIDDLNKKLQSWVLRNKENQKTSVFIGYSLGKAQRIMKAVEGLGKIHVHYSIGKLNEAFETVGIDLPDYEIPDFRESVKHLQDEIVIVPPALLDSNVIKKIPNAATAICSGWMQVRGARRWRSADAGFAMSDHADWKGLLQAIKATEAELVHVTHGQTEVFSKYLNEIGIKSDVVETLYGDDDEEEKEKEVIEN; via the coding sequence TTGAAATTAATTACATTTACAAACAAAGGGATTTATTGTCCGCAGGGTAAATTCTATATTGATCCGTGGAGACCTGTTGATCTTGCGGTAATCACACACGGACATGCAGACCACGCAAGATGGGGAATGAAAAAATACCTTTGTCATCACTTCACAAAGCCGATTTTGTATAAAAGAATCAGTGAAGATATAGAATGTCAGAGTGTAGAATATGGTGAAGTGATCAATATCAATGGCGTAAAAGTTTCTCTTCATCCTGCCGGTCATATCATCGGTTCCGCACAGATCAGATTGGAATATAAAGGATACGTAAGTGTGATTTCCGGAGATTATAAAGTTCAGGATGACGGATTGAGTACTCCGTTTGAATTGGTACGGTGTAATGAATTTGTTACCGAAAGTACTTTCGGACTTCCCATTTATAATTGGCTGGAGATAGATGATCTGAATAAAAAACTTCAAAGCTGGGTTCTCAGGAATAAAGAAAATCAGAAAACTTCCGTATTTATCGGTTATTCTTTGGGGAAAGCCCAGCGAATTATGAAAGCGGTTGAAGGACTGGGAAAAATACACGTTCATTATTCCATAGGAAAATTGAATGAAGCTTTTGAAACCGTAGGAATTGATCTTCCTGATTATGAAATTCCGGATTTCAGGGAAAGTGTAAAGCATCTTCAGGATGAAATCGTCATTGTACCGCCTGCTTTATTGGATTCGAATGTCATTAAAAAAATTCCGAATGCGGCAACAGCAATCTGTTCCGGATGGATGCAGGTGCGCGGAGCCAGAAGATGGCGAAGTGCGGATGCAGGTTTCGCAATGAGTGATCACGCCGACTGGAAAGGACTTTTGCAGGCTATAAAAGCTACCGAAGCTGAACTTGTACACGTGACACACGGGCAAACCGAAGTCTTTTCCAAATATCTGAATGAAATCGGAATTAAATCGGATGTCGTAGAAACATTATACGGAGATGATGATGAGGAAGAAAAAGAAAAAG
- a CDS encoding PLP-dependent aminotransferase family protein has protein sequence MSSPVLIPYQSFIAINRSSDVSVYIQICNQLINAIQRGFLPYGTKLPGTRTLSNLLEVHRNTIISVYDELLAQGWIESFPNKGTFVIGKEQNSSKIQPVRQNQLENYPKQTGFSFKTSNILDNPFEHSECDYIFNDGIPDIRLTQVDQYSGIYSSILKRKAHKIGQYNSDGSEFFKQHLSQYLNLSRGLAISKNNLLITRSTEMSMYIVSEILLSQGDTVLVGELSYFSVNMIFQRTGVNIRTVSIDEEGINVEEVRKICEKQKIRMLYLTPHHHYPTTVTLSAKRRLELLNLSQEYGFIILEDDYDYDFHYDKSPILPLASADTAGMVVYIGSFGKLLAPGFRTGFIVAPENVMTEMRKYLGIIDRQGDILMEHVLGEMIAEGEINRYLKKSLKIYKERRDHFAALLKHHLDEYIDFKIPSGGLAFWAEWKNPLNLMLLSKKCAQNNLFIPKTLLYQNCNLTAMRLGFGNFSTNEMEKAVEILSVNTKSMLIEDKSKYI, from the coding sequence ATGAGTAGTCCGGTTTTAATTCCTTATCAAAGTTTTATAGCAATAAACAGATCATCTGATGTTTCTGTTTATATTCAGATTTGCAATCAGCTGATCAATGCTATTCAGCGGGGATTTCTTCCATACGGAACCAAGCTTCCCGGAACAAGAACGCTCAGTAATCTTCTGGAGGTCCACCGAAATACAATTATTTCCGTTTATGATGAGCTGCTTGCTCAGGGCTGGATAGAAAGCTTCCCCAATAAAGGAACATTTGTGATAGGAAAAGAACAGAATAGTTCGAAAATACAACCTGTCAGACAAAATCAACTTGAAAATTATCCTAAACAAACCGGATTCTCTTTTAAAACTTCCAATATTCTGGATAATCCCTTTGAACATTCTGAATGCGACTATATTTTTAATGATGGAATTCCTGATATCCGACTTACGCAGGTAGATCAGTATTCCGGGATTTACAGTTCTATTTTAAAGAGAAAAGCACACAAGATCGGACAATACAATTCTGATGGAAGTGAATTTTTTAAACAACATCTTTCGCAATATTTAAATTTATCAAGAGGATTGGCAATCTCAAAAAATAATCTCCTTATTACAAGAAGCACCGAAATGAGCATGTATATTGTTTCCGAGATACTATTGTCTCAGGGAGATACGGTTTTGGTAGGGGAATTGAGCTACTTCTCTGTCAATATGATCTTTCAACGGACCGGCGTTAATATCCGGACAGTTTCTATTGATGAAGAGGGGATCAATGTGGAAGAAGTCCGGAAGATTTGTGAAAAACAAAAAATCAGGATGTTGTATCTCACGCCTCATCACCATTATCCTACTACGGTTACATTGAGTGCCAAACGAAGGCTTGAGCTTTTAAATCTTTCTCAGGAGTACGGTTTTATAATCCTGGAAGATGATTATGATTATGATTTTCATTATGATAAAAGTCCTATTCTTCCGTTGGCAAGCGCAGATACAGCAGGAATGGTTGTTTACATTGGCTCATTCGGGAAACTTTTGGCTCCGGGATTTCGTACAGGTTTTATTGTAGCTCCGGAAAATGTGATGACCGAAATGAGAAAATATCTCGGTATCATCGACAGGCAGGGCGATATTTTAATGGAACATGTTCTTGGGGAAATGATTGCCGAAGGAGAAATTAACCGTTATCTCAAAAAGTCCCTGAAAATCTATAAAGAACGGAGGGATCATTTTGCTGCTTTGCTTAAACATCATCTGGATGAATATATTGATTTTAAAATACCTTCCGGCGGACTTGCTTTCTGGGCAGAATGGAAAAACCCGCTAAATCTCATGCTGCTATCAAAAAAATGTGCCCAAAATAATCTGTTTATTCCTAAAACCCTGCTCTATCAAAACTGCAATCTCACGGCAATGCGTCTCGGTTTCGGAAATTTCAGTACTAATGAGATGGAAAAAGCGGTTGAAATTCTTTCAGTGAATACAAAAAGTATGTTAATAGAAGATAAAAGTAAGTACATCTGA
- a CDS encoding aminotransferase class I/II-fold pyridoxal phosphate-dependent enzyme, with translation MFNHFLPLEEALEKRKQTGILRTLRSRNEGVDFYSNDYLGFAKNKNFRNLLLKTVQKNPDLLKGSTGSRLISGNTDVVTETEEFIAKEHQYEAALLFSSGYNANLALFASLPTRHDTIIVDEKIHRSVHDGCKMSNAKKIKFRHNDCGHLEGILKRQNGTVYIAVESLYSMDGDFCPLQEIAELAEKYQAGLIVDEAHAFGVFGYGLVHRLSIQEKVLATVVTYGKALGTHGAAVLTNDIIKSYLINFASPFIYTTAAHDFLWISISKGYEFLNENKAASVQLQKNISTFRKWNVKSPSDENSPIQSVIIPDNNQLKLLSQTLSDNGFLTYPIFSPTVKEGAERLRICLHSFNTEEEIVKLTELINEFT, from the coding sequence ATGTTTAATCACTTTTTACCGTTAGAGGAAGCTTTAGAAAAAAGAAAACAAACAGGAATCTTAAGAACGTTACGATCCAGAAATGAGGGTGTGGATTTTTATTCCAATGATTATCTGGGATTTGCAAAAAATAAAAATTTCCGGAATCTACTTTTAAAAACGGTTCAGAAAAACCCTGATTTGCTAAAAGGTAGTACTGGTTCAAGACTGATCAGCGGGAATACTGATGTTGTTACGGAAACGGAAGAATTTATTGCTAAAGAACATCAATATGAGGCTGCGCTTTTGTTTTCTTCGGGATACAATGCCAATCTTGCTTTGTTTGCTTCACTTCCAACCCGCCATGACACCATTATTGTGGATGAAAAAATTCACCGTTCAGTACATGATGGCTGCAAAATGTCAAATGCTAAAAAAATAAAATTCAGGCATAACGACTGCGGACATCTGGAAGGTATACTGAAAAGGCAGAACGGCACGGTTTATATTGCTGTTGAAAGTTTGTATTCGATGGACGGAGATTTTTGCCCCCTTCAGGAGATTGCAGAACTTGCAGAGAAATATCAGGCAGGACTTATTGTGGATGAAGCTCATGCTTTCGGAGTTTTCGGATATGGCCTTGTTCACCGTTTAAGTATTCAGGAAAAAGTCCTTGCTACCGTAGTGACGTATGGAAAAGCATTGGGAACACACGGAGCCGCAGTATTAACGAACGACATAATAAAATCATACCTTATCAATTTTGCCTCGCCATTTATTTACACGACGGCTGCTCATGATTTTTTATGGATAAGCATTTCTAAAGGATATGAATTTTTAAATGAAAATAAAGCAGCATCCGTTCAGCTGCAAAAAAACATCAGCACTTTCCGGAAATGGAATGTGAAGAGTCCTTCCGATGAAAACAGTCCGATCCAGTCCGTTATAATACCTGATAACAATCAATTAAAACTATTATCACAAACTTTATCCGATAACGGGTTTTTAACCTATCCCATTTTCAGTCCCACTGTAAAAGAAGGTGCTGAAAGACTTAGAATTTGCCTCCATAGCTTTAATACAGAAGAAGAAATCGTAAAGCTTACAGAACTTATTAATGAATTTACCTGA
- the bioD gene encoding dethiobiotin synthase → MDHKTVLPKNENSEQELLFITGIGTEVGKTVCSAIVTKYFNAEYWKLVQSGDLDFSDSIKVKELTGKNTVCHPETYRLKLAASPHQSAREEGITIDLNNFTLPETSNNLIVEGAGGLMVPLNDEHFIIDLIQKLNIPTVLVVKNYLGCINHTLLSIMALEQRKIKLKYIILNGNFPVDTEKIILKNIQPETAIIKIPHLEEITIENIETAAKQLEIL, encoded by the coding sequence ATGGATCATAAAACAGTACTTCCAAAAAACGAAAATTCAGAACAAGAATTATTATTCATCACCGGAATCGGCACGGAAGTAGGAAAGACCGTCTGTTCTGCAATTGTAACAAAATATTTTAATGCAGAATATTGGAAACTTGTACAATCCGGTGATCTTGATTTTTCCGACAGTATAAAAGTAAAAGAGCTGACAGGAAAAAATACCGTTTGCCATCCCGAAACATACCGTCTGAAGTTGGCGGCTTCACCTCATCAATCGGCAAGGGAAGAGGGAATTACCATTGATCTGAACAATTTTACACTTCCTGAAACAAGCAATAATTTAATCGTCGAAGGAGCAGGCGGTCTCATGGTTCCATTAAATGACGAACATTTTATCATTGATCTGATTCAAAAGCTGAATATTCCCACTGTGCTGGTAGTGAAAAATTATCTGGGGTGCATTAATCACACTTTACTATCGATCATGGCTTTAGAACAAAGAAAGATTAAACTAAAATATATTATTCTAAACGGAAATTTCCCCGTAGATACCGAAAAGATTATTCTTAAAAATATTCAGCCGGAAACAGCCATCATCAAAATTCCTCATTTAGAAGAAATAACAATTGAAAATATAGAAACTGCTGCAAAACAATTAGAAATATTATGA
- the bioB gene encoding biotin synthase BioB has translation MKEHTILRNDWTREEIEQIYNLPLLELIYKAATVHREWHNPEEVQMSTLLSIKTGGCPEDCSYCGQAARYHTNIKIQALLPTETVIEHAKKAKEGGSSRFCMAAAWREVRNNRDFDRVIDMVKGVNELGMEVCCTLGMLTEEQAVRLQEAGLYAYNHNLDTSEQYYEEIISTRTFDNRINTINNVRKAGITVCSGGIIGLGETHGDRISMLLTLATMPKHPESVPINALARVKGTPLENNEKTDTWEMIRMIATARIIMPSSMVRLSAGRIEMTDFEQGWCFMAGANSIFTGERETLLVTPNPGVSEDLQLLKTLGLKPMAKEKNNVLESEI, from the coding sequence ATGAAAGAACACACAATTTTAAGAAATGACTGGACCAGGGAAGAAATAGAACAAATTTATAATCTCCCGCTTCTTGAGCTTATCTACAAAGCCGCTACTGTACATCGCGAATGGCATAATCCTGAAGAAGTTCAGATGTCTACTTTACTTTCCATAAAAACCGGCGGATGCCCTGAAGACTGTTCTTATTGCGGACAGGCTGCAAGGTATCATACCAATATTAAAATACAGGCCTTATTACCGACAGAAACTGTTATTGAACACGCCAAAAAGGCAAAAGAAGGAGGCTCTTCAAGGTTCTGTATGGCGGCGGCATGGAGAGAGGTACGCAACAATCGTGATTTTGACCGTGTTATTGACATGGTGAAAGGTGTTAATGAACTCGGAATGGAAGTCTGCTGTACTTTGGGAATGCTTACAGAAGAACAGGCGGTCCGCCTTCAGGAAGCAGGTCTGTATGCTTACAATCACAATCTGGACACGTCAGAACAATATTATGAAGAAATTATCTCAACCAGAACTTTTGACAACAGAATTAATACAATCAATAATGTGAGAAAGGCTGGTATTACGGTATGTTCAGGTGGAATTATCGGACTGGGAGAAACACATGGCGACAGGATTTCCATGCTTTTAACCTTAGCAACAATGCCAAAACATCCGGAATCAGTTCCCATCAACGCACTGGCAAGAGTGAAGGGAACTCCTCTTGAAAATAACGAAAAAACCGATACCTGGGAAATGATAAGGATGATTGCCACAGCAAGAATTATCATGCCTTCTTCTATGGTTCGCCTTAGTGCGGGAAGAATTGAAATGACGGATTTTGAACAGGGTTGGTGCTTTATGGCAGGAGCGAATTCCATTTTTACCGGAGAAAGAGAAACTCTTTTGGTAACCCCGAATCCGGGAGTTTCAGAAGATCTGCAGCTTTTGAAAACATTAGGATTAAAACCCATGGCAAAAGAAAAAAACAATGTGTTAGAAAGTGAAATATAA
- the bioA gene encoding adenosylmethionine--8-amino-7-oxononanoate transaminase, with amino-acid sequence MNLSERDNAVNWHPYTQMKTANDIIPIVKGEGIYLFDEKGNKYIDAVSSWWVTLHGHAHPYIAQRVSEQLNTLEQVIFAGFTHEPAIQLSENLLELLPENQKKVFYSDNGSTAVEVALKMCIQYAHNQNHKKTKLLALNNAYHGDTFGAMSVSGRSAWTKPFGEMLFEVVFIDAPTSQNLDSLKAFIKNISDEIACFIYEPLVQGAAGMLMHKAEDLSELMKFCREQKILMIQDEVFTGFGRTGKLFAANHLSEQPDIMCFSKGLTGGTMPMGITTCSQEIFDAFLSEDQYKTLFHGHSFTANPLACTAAIASMELLLKPETLQRIAVITEKHSGFVKTLEQHPKVEKVRQTGTILAWEIISSQQTSYFNNMGKILYKEFLKRGIILRPLGNVMYLVPPYCITAEELELIYHQITEVLDQF; translated from the coding sequence ATGAATTTATCTGAACGCGATAATGCCGTCAACTGGCATCCTTATACACAGATGAAGACAGCCAATGATATCATTCCGATTGTAAAAGGAGAGGGAATTTATCTTTTTGATGAAAAGGGAAATAAATATATCGATGCGGTTTCTTCGTGGTGGGTTACCCTTCACGGGCATGCACATCCATATATTGCACAAAGAGTTTCGGAACAGCTGAATACTTTGGAACAGGTTATTTTTGCTGGTTTCACCCATGAACCTGCCATACAGCTTTCAGAAAATTTGCTGGAACTTCTCCCTGAAAACCAAAAGAAAGTTTTTTATTCCGATAACGGTTCTACGGCGGTTGAAGTAGCTTTAAAAATGTGTATTCAATATGCTCATAATCAAAATCATAAAAAAACAAAGCTTCTGGCTCTGAATAATGCTTACCATGGAGACACTTTCGGAGCGATGTCAGTCAGCGGAAGAAGTGCCTGGACAAAGCCTTTCGGTGAAATGCTTTTTGAAGTTGTTTTTATAGATGCTCCGACCTCGCAAAACCTCGACAGTTTAAAAGCGTTCATCAAAAATATTTCAGATGAAATTGCCTGTTTCATTTACGAACCACTTGTCCAGGGTGCTGCAGGAATGTTAATGCATAAAGCAGAAGATCTTTCGGAATTAATGAAATTCTGCAGAGAACAGAAAATTCTGATGATTCAGGATGAGGTATTCACCGGTTTCGGAAGAACAGGAAAATTATTTGCTGCAAACCATCTTTCTGAACAGCCTGATATTATGTGCTTTTCCAAAGGTCTGACAGGCGGTACGATGCCAATGGGTATCACCACCTGTTCACAGGAGATTTTTGATGCTTTTTTATCAGAAGATCAATACAAAACATTGTTTCACGGACATTCTTTTACTGCCAATCCGCTAGCCTGTACAGCGGCTATTGCCAGCATGGAACTTCTATTGAAACCAGAAACATTGCAGCGTATTGCTGTTATTACTGAAAAACATTCCGGGTTTGTAAAAACATTGGAACAACACCCAAAGGTTGAGAAAGTACGGCAGACAGGAACAATCCTGGCATGGGAAATCATCAGCAGCCAGCAGACTTCCTATTTTAACAATATGGGTAAAATATTGTATAAAGAATTTCTGAAAAGGGGAATTATCCTGCGTCCTTTGGGAAATGTAATGTATCTGGTTCCGCCATATTGTATTACTGCTGAAGAATTGGAGCTTATTTATCATCAAATCACTGAAGTTTTGGATCAATTTTAA
- a CDS encoding DUF421 domain-containing protein has translation MQSIFLLQFDWKELFLGTEEWSFLLEIALRTIIMFITIIIGLRVLGKRGVKQLSLFELVVIIGLGSAAGDPMFYREVGIVSSILVFVLIILMYTMVTYLIGKSKKFETLLEGRSICLIENGEFSINNFKKENLGSDEFFAELRLKGISQLGQIDQAIEEVSGEISVFYFEDEKVKYGLSIMPDSLKDAVKYIKEEGYYSCIFCGYTEEKHIGSAGNCPKCKKDKWVPASNRKRIT, from the coding sequence ATGCAATCCATATTTCTATTACAATTCGACTGGAAAGAACTATTTCTGGGAACAGAGGAATGGTCTTTTCTTCTTGAGATTGCTCTCAGGACGATCATTATGTTTATAACAATAATTATCGGACTTAGAGTGCTCGGGAAGAGGGGAGTCAAGCAGCTTTCCCTTTTTGAACTGGTAGTGATTATCGGTCTGGGTTCTGCGGCTGGAGACCCTATGTTTTACAGAGAAGTAGGTATTGTGTCTTCAATTCTCGTATTTGTGCTGATTATTTTAATGTACACAATGGTAACTTATCTTATCGGGAAGAGCAAAAAGTTTGAGACTTTACTGGAAGGAAGATCAATATGCCTTATAGAAAATGGTGAATTTTCCATTAATAATTTTAAAAAAGAAAATTTAGGAAGCGACGAGTTTTTTGCAGAACTCAGATTAAAAGGCATTTCACAGCTTGGTCAGATTGATCAGGCTATTGAAGAAGTTTCAGGGGAAATCAGTGTTTTCTATTTTGAAGATGAAAAAGTGAAATATGGACTCTCCATTATGCCGGATTCGCTAAAAGATGCTGTAAAATACATTAAAGAAGAAGGATATTATTCATGTATCTTTTGTGGATATACAGAAGAAAAACATATAGGAAGCGCCGGAAATTGCCCAAAATGTAAAAAGGACAAATGGGTGCCGGCCAGTAACAGAAAACGTATTACATAG
- a CDS encoding ferritin-like domain-containing protein: MNILKLLDKLSDDKFFSKEASRLETLTSISAFGKKAAVAAVPLGLGTLMTTPAKAAGFTGGNTYKNTLTDALQLALVLEYLENEYYAIGLSTAGLISNADRPVFMQISKHESAHVTFLKNTLTSLGVTPGAKPTFDFTAGGAFAPFTDYSQFLILAQAFEDTGVRAYKGQAGNVMSNKTVLQAALQIHSVEARHASQVRRMRANKGWIELADGGNMPAATNPVYDGEQNTTQAGYNTATAFGAAAGSAAYDEILTGSDAQTIASLFIV; the protein is encoded by the coding sequence ATGAACATTCTTAAATTACTGGATAAACTTTCTGACGATAAATTTTTCAGCAAAGAAGCGTCAAGATTAGAAACTCTTACAAGCATTTCGGCATTCGGGAAAAAGGCTGCGGTTGCCGCTGTTCCGCTGGGATTGGGAACGCTTATGACTACCCCTGCAAAAGCGGCTGGCTTTACAGGAGGAAACACTTATAAAAATACTTTAACAGATGCACTGCAGCTGGCTTTGGTACTGGAATATCTTGAAAATGAATATTATGCAATCGGGCTTTCTACTGCAGGCTTAATTTCCAATGCGGACAGACCCGTTTTTATGCAAATTTCCAAACATGAGTCTGCGCATGTAACTTTTCTTAAAAACACCTTAACTTCGCTAGGAGTTACGCCGGGTGCAAAGCCTACATTTGATTTTACGGCAGGTGGTGCTTTTGCTCCTTTTACCGATTACAGTCAGTTTTTAATATTAGCCCAGGCTTTTGAAGATACCGGAGTCCGTGCTTATAAAGGACAGGCAGGAAATGTGATGAGTAACAAAACGGTTTTGCAGGCAGCTTTACAAATCCACTCCGTAGAAGCAAGACATGCATCACAGGTAAGAAGAATGAGAGCAAATAAAGGCTGGATAGAATTAGCTGACGGCGGAAATATGCCTGCAGCAACAAATCCGGTGTATGATGGAGAACAGAATACAACCCAGGCCGGATACAATACGGCAACGGCTTTTGGAGCGGCGGCAGGTTCTGCGGCTTACGATGAAATATTAACCGGAAGTGATGCTCAGACAATTGCATCTTTGTTTATTGTTTAA
- a CDS encoding ferritin-like domain-containing protein, whose amino-acid sequence MKKTINVSNQGATLDTGRRNFLKLSGIGLAMAGLTLIGCEDNEGYDFMQTDVFDLGKGDVGVLNYAYALEQLEADFYTKVVNNFYSGISNAEKELFTDLYHHEVIHRDFFKAAISGATSNVLPTLEFQYPNVNFNDRNSVLATAKALEDTGVAAYNGAGKYITNADYLVIAGKIVSVEARHASAIRNLINPGTAAFSGDDIIDSNGLDLAKEPKDIVMAAGGFIKTPFTWKEQGIG is encoded by the coding sequence ATGAAAAAAACGATTAATGTATCTAATCAGGGAGCGACCCTTGATACAGGCAGAAGAAATTTTTTAAAGCTGAGCGGCATAGGTCTGGCAATGGCCGGACTCACACTGATCGGTTGTGAAGACAACGAGGGTTACGACTTTATGCAGACAGATGTTTTTGACCTTGGAAAAGGCGATGTGGGTGTTCTGAACTATGCGTATGCTCTTGAGCAACTTGAAGCGGACTTTTATACAAAAGTGGTGAATAACTTTTATTCCGGAATTTCAAATGCAGAGAAAGAATTATTTACTGACCTCTATCATCATGAAGTGATACACCGTGATTTTTTTAAAGCGGCAATCAGTGGAGCTACCTCCAACGTTTTACCAACCCTGGAATTCCAGTACCCGAACGTAAATTTTAATGACAGAAACTCTGTACTGGCTACTGCAAAAGCATTGGAAGATACGGGTGTTGCTGCCTATAACGGTGCCGGAAAATATATCACAAATGCAGATTATCTGGTGATTGCCGGGAAAATTGTATCAGTAGAAGCAAGACATGCTTCAGCGATCAGAAATCTTATCAATCCCGGAACGGCAGCATTTTCCGGTGATGACATCATCGATAGCAACGGCCTTGATCTTGCAAAAGAGCCTAAAGATATCGTTATGGCAGCGGGAGGATTTATAAAAACGCCTTTCACATGGAAAGAACAGGGAATCGGTTAA
- a CDS encoding fasciclin domain-containing protein — MNTKSKIAVFGMMVLSFAFSGNVAAQSMKEKTVMVGGAAMYPSKNIIENAVNSKDHKTLVAAVKAAGLVETLQGEGPFTVLAPTDAAFAKLPKGTVENLVKPENKAMLTKILTYHVLPGKYNAKEIWAAVKAGNGKSMMKTVEGEELTFWVKGKDLYVRDAKGNDAKVTIADVNQSNGVIHVIDTVLMP, encoded by the coding sequence ATGAACACTAAATCAAAAATCGCAGTTTTCGGAATGATGGTTTTATCATTCGCATTCAGTGGTAACGTTGCAGCACAGAGTATGAAAGAAAAAACCGTAATGGTTGGCGGAGCAGCTATGTACCCTTCTAAAAATATTATTGAGAATGCGGTAAACTCTAAAGACCATAAGACATTGGTGGCAGCCGTAAAAGCAGCAGGTCTTGTGGAGACGCTACAAGGAGAAGGTCCTTTCACTGTATTGGCTCCTACTGATGCAGCTTTCGCAAAACTACCGAAAGGAACAGTTGAAAATCTTGTAAAGCCGGAAAATAAGGCAATGCTTACAAAAATTCTTACCTATCACGTTTTACCAGGCAAATACAATGCTAAAGAAATCTGGGCCGCTGTAAAAGCAGGAAACGGTAAAAGCATGATGAAAACAGTAGAAGGCGAAGAGCTTACTTTCTGGGTTAAAGGGAAAGACCTGTATGTAAGAGATGCTAAAGGAAACGATGCAAAAGTTACGATAGCTGATGTTAATCAATCAAACGGAGTGATTCACGTAATAGATACGGTTTTGATGCCGTAG
- a CDS encoding RNA polymerase sigma factor → MKTKIFAIKTQYSEEQLIMSLKDRNENGFHYLYDHYSGALYGVILRIVQSKDYTEEIIQDVFVKIWNSIHQYDSSKGRFYTWMINIARNTAIDYLKSKSFQNELKNQPLPDFVYNSAELSTTNNSSDFIGFNNVLDKLETDKKELIDLAYYQGYTQNEISEKLKIPLGTVKTKMRNALMKLKDLLKDYQ, encoded by the coding sequence TTGAAAACAAAAATATTCGCTATTAAAACACAGTATTCGGAAGAACAGCTGATCATGTCGCTAAAAGACAGAAACGAAAATGGTTTTCATTATTTGTATGACCATTATTCCGGCGCACTGTATGGTGTCATCCTCCGAATCGTACAGTCAAAAGACTATACCGAAGAAATCATTCAGGATGTTTTTGTAAAAATCTGGAATTCTATCCATCAGTACGACTCATCAAAAGGAAGATTTTATACCTGGATGATCAATATTGCCAGGAACACTGCTATTGATTATTTAAAATCAAAAAGCTTTCAGAACGAACTCAAAAACCAACCCTTGCCGGATTTCGTATATAATTCTGCGGAACTTTCCACTACAAACAATTCATCGGATTTTATCGGATTTAATAATGTATTGGATAAGTTGGAAACCGACAAAAAGGAACTCATCGATCTGGCATATTATCAGGGATACACCCAGAACGAAATATCCGAAAAACTGAAAATCCCCCTGGGAACAGTAAAAACAAAAATGAGGAACGCCCTGATGAAATTAAAGGATTTGTTAAAAGATTATCAATAA